In a single window of the Mesorhizobium shangrilense genome:
- the nuoL gene encoding NADH-quinone oxidoreductase subunit L: protein MYHAIVFLPLLGFLIVGLLGTQLGAKASEYITSGFLVVSAVLSWVAFFQVGFSEVEAFTIPVLRFLDSGALQANWELRIDTLTVVMLVVVNTVSALVHIYSIGYMHHDPHRPRFFGYLSLFTFAMLMLVTSNNLVQMFFGWEGVGLASYLLIGFWYKKPSANAAAIKAFVVNRVGDFGFLLGMFGVFVLFGSVDFGTIFANAATYLPAEAAQEGAAVAAGGDTVLNFLGYALDKSAALTVVCLLLFMGAMGKSAQVPLHTWLPDAMEGPTPVSALIHAATMVTAGVFMLARLSPIFEHSVTALTVVTFIGAFTAIFAATVGLVQNDIKRVIAYSTCSQLGYMFVALGLGFYSAAIFHLFTHAFFKALLFLGSGSVIHAVSDEQDMRKMGGLRKLIPVTYWMMIIGTLALTGVGIPATIIGTAGFFSKDAIIEGAFVGHNAMATFAFTMLVVAAVFTSFYSWRLIFMTFHGQPRATADVMHHVHESPPVMLVPLVLLAIGALFAGVVFHHEFIGDAYAGFWKGALFTLPGNEILDEFHHVPLWVKLAPFVAMLVGFLVAVQFYLRSPETPVRLAAQHRGLYQFLLNKWYFDELFDFLLVKPAKRLGYFLWKKGDGWLIDGLGPDGISARVVDVTNRVVKLQTGYLYHYAFAMLIGVAALVTWMMLGSSF from the coding sequence ATGTATCACGCAATCGTCTTCCTTCCGCTTCTCGGCTTCCTGATCGTCGGCCTGCTGGGCACGCAGCTCGGAGCCAAGGCCTCGGAATACATCACCTCCGGTTTCCTGGTGGTCTCGGCTGTCCTGTCATGGGTGGCGTTCTTCCAGGTCGGGTTCAGCGAGGTCGAAGCCTTCACGATTCCCGTGCTGCGCTTCCTCGACTCCGGCGCGCTGCAGGCGAATTGGGAACTGCGCATCGACACGCTGACGGTCGTCATGCTGGTCGTGGTCAACACGGTGTCGGCGCTCGTGCACATCTACTCGATCGGGTACATGCACCACGATCCGCACCGCCCGCGCTTCTTCGGCTATCTGTCGCTGTTCACCTTCGCCATGCTGATGCTGGTGACGTCGAACAATCTGGTGCAGATGTTCTTCGGGTGGGAGGGTGTCGGCCTGGCGTCCTACCTGCTGATCGGTTTCTGGTACAAGAAGCCGTCGGCCAACGCCGCTGCCATCAAGGCCTTCGTCGTCAACCGCGTCGGCGACTTCGGCTTCCTGCTCGGCATGTTCGGCGTCTTCGTCCTGTTCGGCTCTGTCGACTTCGGGACCATTTTCGCGAACGCAGCGACCTATCTGCCGGCTGAAGCTGCACAAGAGGGCGCGGCAGTGGCCGCCGGCGGCGACACCGTGCTCAATTTCCTCGGCTATGCGCTCGACAAGTCCGCTGCGCTGACCGTCGTCTGCCTGCTGCTCTTCATGGGCGCGATGGGCAAGTCGGCGCAGGTGCCGCTGCACACCTGGCTGCCGGACGCGATGGAAGGCCCGACGCCGGTGTCGGCCCTCATCCACGCCGCCACGATGGTGACCGCGGGCGTGTTCATGCTGGCGCGCCTGTCTCCGATCTTCGAGCACTCCGTCACGGCGCTGACGGTGGTGACCTTCATCGGCGCCTTCACCGCGATCTTCGCGGCGACGGTCGGCCTCGTGCAGAACGACATCAAGCGCGTCATCGCCTACTCGACCTGCTCGCAGCTCGGCTACATGTTCGTGGCGCTCGGCCTCGGCTTCTACTCCGCGGCGATCTTCCATCTGTTCACGCACGCCTTCTTCAAGGCGCTGCTGTTCCTCGGTTCGGGCTCGGTCATCCACGCCGTGTCCGACGAGCAGGACATGCGCAAGATGGGCGGCCTCAGGAAGCTGATCCCGGTGACCTATTGGATGATGATCATCGGCACGCTGGCGCTGACCGGCGTCGGCATCCCGGCGACGATCATCGGCACCGCCGGCTTCTTCTCCAAGGACGCCATCATCGAAGGCGCCTTCGTCGGCCACAATGCGATGGCGACGTTTGCGTTCACCATGCTCGTCGTGGCGGCGGTGTTCACGAGCTTCTATTCGTGGCGTCTGATCTTCATGACCTTCCACGGCCAGCCTCGCGCGACCGCGGACGTCATGCACCACGTCCACGAGTCGCCTCCGGTGATGCTCGTGCCGCTCGTCCTGCTCGCCATCGGCGCGCTGTTCGCCGGCGTGGTCTTCCACCACGAGTTCATCGGCGACGCCTATGCGGGCTTCTGGAAGGGAGCGCTGTTCACGCTGCCCGGCAACGAGATCCTCGACGAGTTCCACCACGTGCCGCTCTGGGTGAAGCTGGCGCCGTTCGTCGCCATGCTGGTCGGCTTCCTCGTCGCGGTGCAGTTCTACCTGCGCTCGCCGGAGACGCCGGTGCGGCTCGCCGCCCAGCACCGCGGGCTGTACCAGTTCCTCCTGAACAAGTGGTACTTCGACGAACTGTTCGACTTCCTGCTGGTCAAGCCGGCCAAGCGCCTCGGCTACTTCCTCTGGAAGAAGGGGGATGGATGGCTGATCGACGGGCTCGGACCTGACGGCATTTCAGCGCGGGTGGTCGACGTGACCAATCGCGTCGTCAAGCTGCAGACCGGCTATCTCTACCACTATGCCTTCGCCATGCTGATCGGCGTCGCTGCGCTGGTCACCTGGATGATGCTTGGGAGCTCCTTCTGA
- a CDS encoding NADH-quinone oxidoreductase subunit M, translating to MSGVPILSLVTFLPLAGAFLILVIRDEGENARRNIRSVALLTTVFTFIVSLFIWTGFDNGNPGFQFVEQAAWLDSGLSYKMGVDGISMLFVILTTFLMPLCILASWDSIDKRVKEYMISFLILETLMIGVFCALDIVLFYVFFEAGLIPMFIIIGVWGGKRRVYASFKFFLYTLLGSVLMLLAIMAMYWTSGTTDIPTLLAYDFPAELQTWLWLAFFASFAVKMPMWPVHTWLPDAHVEAPTAGSVILAGILLKMGGYGFLRFSLPMFPDASLYFQPFVFTLSIVAIIYTSLVALMQDDIKKLIAYSSVAHMGYVTMGIFALNVEGIQGAIFQMLSHGLVSGALFLCVGVIYDRMHTREIAAYGGLVNNMPKYAVAFMVFTMANVGLPGTSGFVGEFLTLVGVFQVNTWVALFAATGVILSAAYALWLYRRVVFGALTKENLKSLLDLGPREKAVLYPLVVLVIFYGVYPAPVFDATAASVKELVNNVAASVAQQSASVN from the coding sequence ATGTCGGGCGTGCCTATCCTTTCGCTCGTTACCTTTCTGCCGCTGGCCGGCGCGTTCCTGATCCTTGTGATCCGGGACGAGGGCGAGAACGCGCGCCGTAACATCCGCAGCGTGGCGCTGCTGACGACGGTGTTCACCTTCATCGTGTCGCTGTTCATCTGGACGGGTTTCGACAACGGCAATCCCGGCTTCCAGTTCGTGGAGCAGGCGGCCTGGCTCGATAGCGGCCTGAGCTACAAGATGGGCGTGGACGGCATCTCGATGCTGTTCGTGATCCTGACGACATTTCTGATGCCGCTGTGCATCCTGGCGTCGTGGGATTCGATCGACAAGCGCGTGAAGGAGTACATGATCTCCTTCCTCATCCTCGAGACGCTGATGATCGGCGTGTTCTGCGCGCTCGACATCGTGCTGTTCTACGTGTTCTTCGAGGCGGGCCTCATCCCGATGTTCATCATCATCGGCGTGTGGGGAGGCAAGCGTCGCGTCTATGCGAGTTTCAAGTTCTTCCTCTACACGCTGCTCGGCTCGGTGCTGATGCTGCTCGCCATCATGGCGATGTACTGGACGTCCGGCACGACCGATATCCCGACGCTGCTCGCCTACGACTTCCCGGCGGAACTGCAGACATGGTTGTGGCTGGCCTTCTTCGCATCCTTCGCGGTGAAGATGCCGATGTGGCCGGTGCACACCTGGCTGCCCGATGCGCACGTCGAGGCGCCGACGGCCGGGTCGGTCATCCTGGCGGGCATCCTTCTGAAGATGGGCGGCTACGGCTTCCTGCGCTTCTCGCTGCCGATGTTCCCGGACGCGTCGCTCTACTTCCAGCCGTTCGTCTTCACGCTGTCGATCGTGGCGATCATCTACACGTCGCTGGTCGCGCTGATGCAGGACGACATCAAGAAGCTGATCGCCTACTCGTCGGTCGCCCACATGGGCTACGTCACGATGGGCATTTTCGCGCTGAACGTCGAAGGCATCCAGGGCGCGATCTTCCAGATGCTGTCGCACGGCCTGGTTTCCGGCGCGTTGTTCCTCTGCGTCGGCGTCATCTACGACCGGATGCACACCCGCGAGATCGCGGCCTATGGCGGCCTGGTCAACAACATGCCGAAATACGCGGTCGCCTTCATGGTCTTCACCATGGCCAATGTCGGACTCCCCGGCACCAGCGGCTTCGTCGGCGAGTTCCTGACCCTGGTCGGAGTCTTCCAGGTCAACACATGGGTGGCGCTGTTCGCCGCCACCGGCGTCATCCTTTCCGCCGCCTACGCGCTGTGGCTCTACCGCCGCGTGGTCTTCGGGGCGCTGACCAAGGAAAACCTGAAGAGTCTGCTGGACCTCGGACCTCGCGAAAAGGCGGTGCTTTATCCGCTCGTCGTGCTGGTTATCTTCTACGGCGTCTATCCAGCCCCGGTCTTCGATGCGACGGCTGCGTCGGTCAAGGAACTGGTGAACAACGTGGCTGCTTCGGTCGCCCAGCAGTCAGCCTCGGTGAATTGA
- the nuoN gene encoding NADH-quinone oxidoreductase subunit NuoN — protein MDFNSSLVLIAPELIIAVGAMVLLMIGVYSGERSNNTVTGLSVALLIGAAAWMLLFGQNGPAFGSAFVSDPFARFMKLLSLLGSAVTLIMSVGFAKAEKFDKFEFPVLILLCTLGMMLMISANDMMSLYLGLELQSLAIYVLAAINRDSLRSTEAGLKYFVLGALSSGMLLYGISLVYGYTGNTSFDAVAAALSGGERQLGLVFGLVFVLAGLAFKISAVPFHMWTPDVYEGAPTPVTAFLAAAPKMAAMALIVRVTTGAFEPIAADWQQIVVFIAIASMVLGSFAAIGQKNIKRLMAYSSIGHMGYALVGLAANTEAGIRGVVIYMLIYLVMTLGTFAFILAMRRKDGNVEQISDLAGLSATNPVMATILTILMFSLAGIPPLAGFWGKWYVFLAAIDANLIALAVLGVLASVVGAYYYLRIIKIMWFDEPVGGFVPMAGELRLVLGASGAFILFYILPWIGGSVSSAASAAAKTFF, from the coding sequence ATGGATTTCAATTCGAGTCTCGTGCTGATCGCCCCTGAACTGATCATCGCCGTTGGTGCGATGGTGCTGCTGATGATCGGCGTCTATTCCGGCGAGCGGTCCAACAACACCGTGACGGGCCTCTCGGTTGCGCTGCTGATCGGCGCGGCTGCGTGGATGCTCCTGTTCGGGCAGAATGGCCCGGCGTTCGGGTCTGCGTTTGTGAGCGATCCCTTCGCACGCTTCATGAAGCTCTTGTCGTTGCTGGGCTCTGCGGTGACGCTCATCATGTCGGTGGGCTTCGCAAAGGCCGAGAAGTTCGACAAGTTCGAGTTCCCGGTGCTGATCCTGCTCTGCACGCTGGGCATGATGCTGATGATCTCGGCGAACGACATGATGTCGCTCTACCTGGGTCTCGAGCTGCAGTCGCTGGCGATCTACGTGCTGGCCGCCATCAATCGCGACAGCCTGCGTTCGACGGAAGCCGGCCTGAAGTACTTCGTGCTGGGCGCGCTGTCGTCGGGCATGCTGCTCTACGGCATTTCGCTGGTCTACGGTTACACGGGCAACACGAGCTTCGACGCGGTCGCCGCGGCGCTTTCGGGCGGCGAGCGGCAGCTCGGCCTCGTCTTCGGCTTGGTCTTCGTGCTGGCCGGATTGGCGTTCAAGATCTCTGCCGTGCCCTTCCACATGTGGACCCCCGACGTCTATGAGGGTGCGCCGACGCCGGTGACGGCCTTCCTGGCCGCTGCGCCCAAGATGGCGGCGATGGCGCTGATCGTTCGTGTGACGACCGGCGCATTCGAGCCGATCGCGGCCGACTGGCAGCAGATCGTCGTGTTCATCGCGATTGCGTCGATGGTGCTCGGCTCATTCGCGGCCATCGGCCAGAAGAACATCAAGCGGCTCATGGCGTACTCGTCGATCGGCCACATGGGCTACGCGCTGGTCGGCCTCGCGGCCAACACCGAAGCCGGCATTCGCGGCGTCGTCATCTACATGCTCATCTACCTCGTGATGACGCTCGGCACCTTCGCCTTCATCCTCGCGATGCGCCGCAAGGACGGCAATGTCGAGCAGATCAGCGACCTCGCGGGGCTCTCGGCAACCAATCCGGTGATGGCGACGATCCTGACGATCCTGATGTTCTCGCTGGCTGGCATCCCGCCGCTCGCCGGCTTCTGGGGGAAATGGTACGTGTTCCTCGCAGCGATCGACGCCAACCTCATCGCGCTCGCGGTGCTGGGCGTGCTCGCCTCGGTGGTGGGCGCCTACTACTACCTGCGCATCATCAAGATCATGTGGTTCGATGAGCCGGTCGGCGGCTTCGTGCCGATGGCGGGCGAACTGCGACTGGTTCTGGGCGCGTCGGGGGCTTTCATCCTCTTCTATATCCTGCCCTGGATCGGCGGATCGGTGAGCAGCGCCGCGTCGGCGGCCGCGAAGACGTTCTTCTGA
- a CDS encoding biotin--[acetyl-CoA-carboxylase] ligase: MAFVLGPKAAFEAYRLEAYESVGSTNAIALERARAGDPGNLWVVAKQQESGRGRRGRDWCSPYGNLAATLLVVGRYDLRLAATLGFVAGLALADALAAVMSAGETPAGAGRPAGKSPRFELKWPNDVLADGAKLSGILLESHLLGDGRIALAIGTGVNVVAHPLDAPYPVTSLAALELSCEAEALFGALSDAWTENFQTWNAGHGLPQVRSRWLDRAAGLGRDVTVNVGGEVKRGVFETIDENGCFVIRDQSGAATTIAAGDVHFGTVASAR, translated from the coding sequence ATGGCCTTTGTCCTCGGTCCGAAGGCGGCATTCGAAGCCTATCGGCTGGAGGCCTATGAAAGCGTCGGTTCGACCAATGCGATAGCATTGGAGCGGGCGCGCGCCGGCGATCCGGGCAATCTCTGGGTCGTCGCCAAGCAGCAGGAAAGCGGCCGCGGTCGGCGGGGCAGGGATTGGTGCAGCCCATACGGGAACCTTGCCGCAACACTGCTCGTCGTCGGGCGGTATGACCTTCGGCTGGCGGCCACACTCGGCTTCGTGGCCGGTCTTGCGCTGGCCGATGCGCTGGCCGCGGTGATGTCCGCAGGAGAGACGCCAGCAGGGGCGGGGAGGCCGGCGGGCAAAAGCCCTCGTTTCGAGCTCAAATGGCCGAACGATGTGCTTGCCGACGGCGCCAAGCTCTCTGGCATCCTGCTTGAATCGCATCTGCTGGGCGACGGGCGCATTGCGCTCGCGATCGGCACCGGGGTCAATGTCGTGGCCCACCCGCTCGATGCGCCCTATCCGGTCACGTCCCTCGCGGCGCTGGAGTTGTCCTGCGAGGCCGAGGCACTGTTTGGGGCACTCTCCGACGCGTGGACGGAGAACTTTCAAACATGGAACGCCGGCCACGGACTGCCTCAGGTGAGATCGCGCTGGCTTGACCGCGCGGCCGGACTGGGCAGGGACGTTACGGTCAATGTCGGAGGAGAGGTCAAGCGCGGCGTTTTCGAGACCATCGACGAGAACGGCTGCTTCGTGATCCGCGACCAGAGCGGGGCGGCGACGACGATCGCGGCCGGCGATGTGCACTTCGGCACCGTAGCGTCTGCACGGTGA